TTTCATATAAAGAAATAGATTGGTCTATACTTTTCAAGGCATTTTTAAATTCTTTTTTGTTAAGAAATTTTTCTGCTTCTAAATAAGCCTTCTTAGATTCTTCCTTATTTTTAATACTTTTTTCTAAATTATTTATCTTATTTAAATCAATATTTTTGTACCCTTTAAGATCATTAATAGTTTTGTTAAGTTCATCAGCCTTTATCTTATCATTTAAATACTGATCTTGTAAGTTACTTAAATTCACCTCTAAATAAGACAAAACATCTTTATGGAATTTAAATCTTTTATAAAAAAACTTATTGTGTTTATTATTGTATATTTTCTTAGCTTCATCATATTTTTTTTCATCATAAGTTTTTTTGAATGTTGATACTTCTGATGCCACAGTATCTTTTTCATAATAAATTAGTCCTATACTAATTCCTAAAACGGTTATCACTGGAATTAGTATTTTAAATATCTTTTTCATAGCACACTCCTAATTTATAAAAATAATTAAAATTTCACTATACATTATAGTATATATGAATTTATATTTCTATAAATTACACAAGTTGTATGCAGATTGTAACCTTTTATTCCAAACTTCTTAATCCTTTTACATAAAATGTATTTATTATTTAATCTCTTAAATCAATTACTCTTTTAGCCTTATGCACTACTCTTGGAAGTTTACCTTTATCTAGAACCACTACATCTTTGGGTCTTATACCTAGATGAGCCTTAATTTTACTATTTATTTTTTCACTTAAATATTTCTTATCTAGACCTACATCGTCAGATTTTTCTACTTCAACGCTAAATTTGGTCATATGATTTTCCGTGAAAACCCTTATTCGATATTCCCCAGTTAATCCTTCACATTCTCTTACGATATATTCAATATCACTTGGAAACACATTCACCCCAGAACAAGTAAAGACATCATCTAATCTTCCTATAATCCTGATCCTTTTGTGAGTTCTACCACATTTACATACATCATTATTATAAGTTACTATATCTCCTGTCCTAAATCTAATCATTGGACGTGCTTTCTTCTTTAAAGTTGTTAAAACTAGCTCCCCCTTTTCTCCAGGGCATACCGGTTCTAAAGTATTAGTATCTAGTACTTCTACCAGTATTTGATCTTCAGCTATGTGAAGACCATTTTTTTCACTACACATACCAGCACAAGCTCCAAATATATCTGATATTCCATAAAAATCATATACTTCTGCTCCCCATAATTTCTCGATAGCTTCCCTTGTAGACTCTATGGAACCCCCTAGTTCTCCTGCTACTATTATTTTTCTTATACTTAAATCCTTAGCTGGATTTATTCCCTTATTTTTTGCAGTTTCTCCTAAATACCAAGCATAGGATGGAGTCGTCCAAATAATTGTAGGTTTATATTGAGATAATATAAATAAAAGTCTATCGGAAGGTACAGTGCCTACCCAAATGCATAATGCTCCTAGATTTTGCGCTCCTATTACAGTTGGCCCTCCAACAAATAAAGAAAAGTTTAAAGCATGAATATATCTATCGTCCTTTCTCATTCCCATTGCATAAAATAGTCTACTTTCTATATTTTGAAACTCATCAAAATCCTCTTTAGTAAAAGGACTTATAGTTGGAAGCCCTGTAGAGCCACTAGAAGATGATATAAACACCACATCTTCTTCACTTACTGCCACCAAATCTCCTAATAAGGGTTTTCCCATCTGACTTTCCCTTTCTATTCTCTTATTAATAAAAGGGAATTTTCTTATATCTTCTAGACAATGTATATCTTCTGGTCTAATATTTGATTTATTAAAACTTTGCTTATAATACTCAGAATTTTCATAAGCAAAGTTTATCTCATCTTTTAAATATTTAAGTTGTAACTTTTCTAGTTCATCTCTCTTCAGGGTTTCGATCTCTTTTTCCCAATAGATTCTTTGATTATTCACTTTTATCACCCCAAATATAAATTAATATAATAAAAAGTACTACAAATTAAAATAAAGTAGTGTTTTTATTATATTATTATTATTATTTATTGTGATAAAAAATTGGCTAATCAAATAATTAATTTATGTAAAAATGTCCCCCTTCTGAAAAGTACCTCTAATTCTTTTATTGAAAATTATTTCTGACTTATAAATTAAAAATGTTTTTTAAATTTACTGATACTATATTCTCCCTTTATAATAGACAGCTAAAATAATAAAACTGTTCAATAAAGAAAATATAAGGCGTTATAAGGCTTATTTTATCATCTTTATTCTTCCTATATTTTATCCTAACAAGCTAAGAAAATTTTAAAACTATTGCTATTAATAAAATATTCATTTTTATAATTTAATATACGACGACAAAATTATGGCAAAACAAAAAACACCAAGTATAAAACTTAGTGTTCTCAATGATACGAGTAACCCTATAAGCCAGGTTATGTTTTATAAAAAGTTTATATTCAGCTATATATTATTATCTATTTAAATGTTGGTAATTATATCTTTAGAGCATATATCGAATTATAATATATTATTTAATCTTATTTCTTTTTTTCACAAAAACACCTTATTTAAAACACTTCCTACAACGGGTATATTTTTGCTTTTTAGCATTTTTAAGTGATATCTTTTTAGCTTTTTTAGGCTTCATGTTTCTACATTTAGGTTTTGAATGATACTTGTCACTACTTTTTGATACCCACACCATAGCTTTAGGTGTAGGCTTTGTTTCTTCTGACTTATTTTCAAGAGTATCTTTTTTAGATATAGTTGGTATTACTACTGTAGTGTCGTTCCTATCTTGTTGTTTAGAACTATTATTAGCCTTAATAGTATATCCAGTATAACTTCCAGGATTACAATTAAATTTTATATCTTTCCCATTAGATATTGCTACTACTGTTCCATTTTCATCAGTTCTATAAACTTTTATATCCTTATATTTAAGCGTATTCATAACTCCTTGATTGGGGTGTCTATACTTATTATTTTTGCCAACAGAGATTACAGCGTACTTAGGATTAACCTTCCTTAAAAAATTAGCAGCTGTTGAAGTTTTACTTCCATGATATCCAACTTTCAGTACATCAGCCTTTAAATCAAGCCTCCCCTTTATCATATCCATCTCTGAAGTACCTTCAGCATCTCCAGTAAATAAGAAAGAATTTTTTTCATAAGTTAATTTAATAACTATAGAGCAATCATTTTCATTATCATAAATTTGCTTAGGAGCTAACACAGTAAATTTAGCATTTCCTAACTGAAAACTTTCATTTACTTGTGGTTGTTTAATTGTTAATCCCTTATTTTTAACTGCATTTAATATACTTTCCAAGGTTTTAGTTGTTGCAGTTTTTTTAGGCATAAATATATTACCTATTTTAAAAGAATTTATAACATAATCTAAACCACCTATATGATCTTCGTGTAGATGTGTCCCAATTACATAGTCTAAAGTAGTTACACCTTGTTTTTCTATATAAGACTTTACTAACTCTGAATCACCATTGTTACCAGCATCAATTAGCATACTCTTATCACCTTGCTGAATTAATATACTATCACCCTGTCCAACATTTATATAATGAACTTTGAGTTCTTTTGCAGCGTTACTATGCTCTGCATTCTTGTTTATGCTAACAGATTTATCTTTCGTAGCACATCCACCTAAAAATATGGAAGATACCATAAAAATAGCTAACAACAATGATGAAAGCTTGCTTCCTCTTTTCATAATTCCACCCCTAATGTAAAAATATTTAATTCATATATACCTATAATGATAAATACTAAGAAATAGTGAAAACTAAACCATTATATGATATTCCTCTTTTATATAGTCAATAAATTTATCTCTTTTATATACATTACTTACTCCAAAACCACTTTTATTGATATTATTTTCTTTTCTAATTCTATGACCTTATTGCTGAGTTTTATTGCTAGAAATAAATTGATATCATATGATCATATAAAAAATAAACTTTCTTTAAAGCATAATATTAAATTTACAGAACCAGTTCTACAACACTTAGGTTCTTTTTTTATTGTACAATATCATGAAAAATAAGACAAGTATTGTATATTTACATATTATTTTGTAATAAATAAAAAGACAAGAGTAATTTACAATAACTAACTATAAACTATTCTTTTAATTATCCCTTAAAATTTTCTATTGTATTTTTAGTCTCTGAATAGAATTCACCTGCAATTCCCTCCTTAATTCCTAATCCACTATAAACAATTCTAGTAACTATTCCTAAAATTAAATTTAATATTGGTATTAACTTAGAATTAAGCTCTAAACGCTTAAATACTTCTGATAATCTCATTACTATTGCTACCACCAAACCAATACTTGTTAAATCCATATATCTCCTCCTTAAAATAGCTAAAACTTTTCAATTTGAGTTATATTAACTTATTTTTATTTAGACATATAAGACTCTACAGATGATTTATACTATTCTAAATACAATATTTAATAGAACACTAAAACTTAAATTAATAAAAGATAATCCTTGTAAATATATAGAACGGCCTAAACGTGATAAATTTATTCCATATGTTTTAACAATAGGGGAAATACCATTAGAACTTGGTTTGCCACGTGGTGAATTAGGTGCTTAGAATAGTCAAATGTAAATTTTAAAGAAAATACAATTATAATAAAAAAGATGACACTCATAAATTAAATAATTTATTAAGGTTTTAGGGTATGGGGAAAGTATGGCAAAATAAAAAAACACCAGGTATAAAACCTAGTGTTCTCAATGGTACGAGTAACCCTATAAGCCGAGTTCTGTATTAAACAGTCATCTATCTAGGCCTATTGTTACCAATAAGCTCAAGCGATTCACCCGGAGACGGGACGGGCCGCCCCATAATGTCTCCCTATTCGATCTTGCTCCAGATGGGGTTTACATAGCCACATAGTCACCTATGTGCTGGTGAGCTCTTACCTCGCCTTTCCATCCTTACCTAGAAAACTAGGCGGTATATCTCTGTTGCACTTTCCTTAGAGTCGCCTCCACTGGGAGTTACCCAGCACCCTGCCCTATGGAGCTCGGACTTTCCTCTCCTGCTAAGATAGCAGCAGCGACTGTCTGGTTTACTCGCACTAACTATGTTATCATATAAAGATTAAAAAATCAAAAGGTTTGTTTTTGTTTTTTTGTATATATATTGAAGTTATATATACTTATACGTATCTTTTGTCTTTTCAGATAATATAATTTTATTTTCATATCCTAATTTTTTTAAATTCTTTTGAAGAATTTTACTTACAACAGCCATAGCTGGCCATTCTGTATTAAAATGACCTCCATCTATTACTGATACACCCTCTTCACAAAGATCAAGTACATTATGATAAGTTGTATCTCCAGTTATTATACATTCTGCACCTAATGATTTAGCCTTATAAAAGAAATCTGATCCACTTCCATTTATTAAAGCTATACTTCTTATTTTTTTGTCTAAATTACCACTATATTTTAAAGTTTCTATATTATATGCAATTTTAACCTTTTCGCAAATTTCTTTTAAAGAAATCTCTTTATCTAATTCTACCAATCTCCCGATACCAGAATTTTCTCTTAAATCATTTTTTTCTATTATTGAGTATTTTTTAAAACCTAGTAATTCCATAGCAAAATCATTTAATCCGTCAGATACGGAATCTAGATTAGTGTGGGCAGAATACAGCGCTATATTTTCTTTTATTAGCTTTATTATTTTTCTCCCCTTTACTGTTTCTGAAGTTATAGATTTAGGTTTTATAAAAAGCAATGGGTGATGTGATATTATAAGATTACAACCATTTTCAATAGCCTCCTCTATAACTTCCATGGTACAATCTAATGAAATCAAAATAGATTGTATTTCCATATCAGTATCTCCTACCATAAGTCCCACATTATCATAATCCTCTTTTAAGTTAGTTGGTGCATACTTTTCCATAATCTTAATTAACTCTCTAATGGTCAAAGTCATATAAACAACTCCTTAATTTACTTATTTTAAGGTATAATTCTTTACATCTTTTTTTTGAGTTTTCTGTATCACTTTTTATATAGCTTGCAATCTCTTCATATTTTTTAATCAAATACTCTACATATTCCTTAACTGTATTATCTCTTTTATCTAATAAAAATTTACTTACTTCATAGTATATAGGATCAACTTGTATAATATCTTCTGCATATTTTATTTTTAGTACTTCATAAAATTTACCTTCTTCATAGCAAATCTGTTCATCTATAATTTTAAAGCCCTTTTCATAGATATACTTCCTAAATACGTCTGCATTTTGTACTGGTTGGACTACTGCATAATCTAAAGATTTAAATTTTTCAAGATCACATTGTATTATATCTTTTATTAAATCCCCACCCATGCCAGCTATTATGGCACATTGAACTTCTCCTTTACTAATAACTTTAAAACCGCCTCCAAGACGAGTTGCTATTTTTCCATCCAAGGCTTCTCTTTTAATATTCTTAACTGCTTTTTCTATAGGTCCTATATTTATATCTCCAGCTATAGCAAATTTACATATATCATTTTTAATAAGATAAATTGGTATATAGGCATGATCTGTTCCTATATCTACTATAGAATCTACATTTTCTATAAAGCTTGCTATAGCATATAATCTTTTGCTAAGTTCCATTTAATCACCTTCAAGTTATAAATATAATGATAATATTTTAAATTGCATTACTGTAAATGTAATTGCAACTACTAATGCAATATATATATATTTGTATGAAGACTTCCTATCATATTTTGCATTTATACTAGATGCAAAATACATACAAAATAATAATGCTAAATTTAAGGAACCATAAATCATCTGTTGAAAAGCAAACTGTTTCCCCGTACCAAATTTTGTGGGGTTAAATCTTGCGTCAAATCCAATTGGCATAGTATAAGATATACCGCCTTTTAAATAATATATAAAAGGAACTATAATCATAATAAAAGATAATATAGATGTAATTACTAAAGGAATCATAAATATTTTATCCTTGTGTAAACTTACTTCTTGAACTGAACTTTTCACATCATGATCAATATACTTAACATTACTATTCTCTAATGCTTTTCGAAATCCTTCCACTTCTTTTGGGGTTATAGCAAAATTCATTTCTTTTGTTAAAATGTATATAACCTCATCTTTAGAAGTTATATACATTCTAGTAGTACCTAGTCTTTCTATATAACATCTACCTATTGCAAAATCACTAAAAATTACTCCTGATAATTTTATACCATCTATTTCCTTTTCAACTTTATATCCTATTATGTCTTTAAAATCTATGGTAATTTTTTTAATTCCAGAATAACCTTTTATTATTACAGATTTCTCATTTATTTCATAATTTAAAGTCATACCAAAAATTATATAGTAAATTTCATACAAATCAAATATAATTAATGATATCTTAATTATCGTCCACAAGGTGTAGGATGCTAAATTCTTTGTAATATAAATTAATATGATATTTAGTATTATAAGAGTCATAATCATAAAATAACTCATAAAATTTTTCTTAGGTTTATACATTCTCAACACCTACCTTTTAAAGTTACATTCTAATTTTACAATATTTGTATCTTTATTTCAAGTAGTTTTAATAGCTTTTGTAAATAAAAGTAAATAAAGCACCACTATTGATGGTGCTTTTATTAATCTAAATAATCTTTTAATTTCTTGCTCCTACTTGGATGTCTTAACTTTCTTAATGCTTTTGCTTCAATTTGTCTTATTCTTTCTCTCGTTACATTGAACTCTTTTCCAACTTCCTCCAAAGTTCTAGCTCTTCCATCATCAAGTCCAAATCTAAGTCTTAACACTTTTTCTTCTCTTGGAGTTAATGTATCTAAAACATTAATTAATTGTTCTTTCAACATGGTAAAAGCTGCCGCTTCTGCTGGTGCAGGTGCATCATCATCTGGTATAAAATCACCTAAGTGGCTATCTTCTTCCTCACCTATTGGTGTTTCAAGAGAAACCGGTTCTTGTGCTATCTTCATTATTTCTCTTACTTTC
The nucleotide sequence above comes from Hathewaya histolytica. Encoded proteins:
- a CDS encoding Nif3-like dinuclear metal center hexameric protein, with the protein product MTLTIRELIKIMEKYAPTNLKEDYDNVGLMVGDTDMEIQSILISLDCTMEVIEEAIENGCNLIISHHPLLFIKPKSITSETVKGRKIIKLIKENIALYSAHTNLDSVSDGLNDFAMELLGFKKYSIIEKNDLRENSGIGRLVELDKEISLKEICEKVKIAYNIETLKYSGNLDKKIRSIALINGSGSDFFYKAKSLGAECIITGDTTYHNVLDLCEEGVSVIDGGHFNTEWPAMAVVSKILQKNLKKLGYENKIILSEKTKDTYKYI
- a CDS encoding PH domain-containing protein, with protein sequence MYKPKKNFMSYFMIMTLIILNIILIYITKNLASYTLWTIIKISLIIFDLYEIYYIIFGMTLNYEINEKSVIIKGYSGIKKITIDFKDIIGYKVEKEIDGIKLSGVIFSDFAIGRCYIERLGTTRMYITSKDEVIYILTKEMNFAITPKEVEGFRKALENSNVKYIDHDVKSSVQEVSLHKDKIFMIPLVITSILSFIMIIVPFIYYLKGGISYTMPIGFDARFNPTKFGTGKQFAFQQMIYGSLNLALLFCMYFASSINAKYDRKSSYKYIYIALVVAITFTVMQFKILSLYL
- a CDS encoding ComEC/Rec2 family competence protein, producing MKRGSKLSSLLLAIFMVSSIFLGGCATKDKSVSINKNAEHSNAAKELKVHYINVGQGDSILIQQGDKSMLIDAGNNGDSELVKSYIEKQGVTTLDYVIGTHLHEDHIGGLDYVINSFKIGNIFMPKKTATTKTLESILNAVKNKGLTIKQPQVNESFQLGNAKFTVLAPKQIYDNENDCSIVIKLTYEKNSFLFTGDAEGTSEMDMIKGRLDLKADVLKVGYHGSKTSTAANFLRKVNPKYAVISVGKNNKYRHPNQGVMNTLKYKDIKVYRTDENGTVVAISNGKDIKFNCNPGSYTGYTIKANNSSKQQDRNDTTVVIPTISKKDTLENKSEETKPTPKAMVWVSKSSDKYHSKPKCRNMKPKKAKKISLKNAKKQKYTRCRKCFK
- a CDS encoding phenylacetate--CoA ligase family protein — its product is MNNQRIYWEKEIETLKRDELEKLQLKYLKDEINFAYENSEYYKQSFNKSNIRPEDIHCLEDIRKFPFINKRIERESQMGKPLLGDLVAVSEEDVVFISSSSGSTGLPTISPFTKEDFDEFQNIESRLFYAMGMRKDDRYIHALNFSLFVGGPTVIGAQNLGALCIWVGTVPSDRLLFILSQYKPTIIWTTPSYAWYLGETAKNKGINPAKDLSIRKIIVAGELGGSIESTREAIEKLWGAEVYDFYGISDIFGACAGMCSEKNGLHIAEDQILVEVLDTNTLEPVCPGEKGELVLTTLKKKARPMIRFRTGDIVTYNNDVCKCGRTHKRIRIIGRLDDVFTCSGVNVFPSDIEYIVRECEGLTGEYRIRVFTENHMTKFSVEVEKSDDVGLDKKYLSEKINSKIKAHLGIRPKDVVVLDKGKLPRVVHKAKRVIDLRD
- a CDS encoding tRNA (adenine(22)-N(1))-methyltransferase, with translation MELSKRLYAIASFIENVDSIVDIGTDHAYIPIYLIKNDICKFAIAGDINIGPIEKAVKNIKREALDGKIATRLGGGFKVISKGEVQCAIIAGMGGDLIKDIIQCDLEKFKSLDYAVVQPVQNADVFRKYIYEKGFKIIDEQICYEEGKFYEVLKIKYAEDIIQVDPIYYEVSKFLLDKRDNTVKEYVEYLIKKYEEIASYIKSDTENSKKRCKELYLKISKLRSCLYDFDH